In the genome of Pichia kudriavzevii chromosome 4, complete sequence, one region contains:
- a CDS encoding uncharacterized protein (PKUD0D04900; similar to Saccharomyces cerevisiae YIR032C (DAL3); ancestral locus Anc_8.594a) produces MLYETWELLIWKSCDGLLPALQRMVKLLDVDTSEYNCTIKAKRSYDGYERYGVAMNADHLKGTVSTDEANQGSALKLIKVAPCLNEYEKAPSGHDATTNWNIFRSCVIPEKWMTDESGYKVYNLTVLEQHPYTTQTFVPMGRGADEDAYVVNVAPDKNGLPDFENVEAFIFKGNTAVTYNIGVWHSPMVVLGKTTDFCVVTNENDVPRENCVEVFYNPGIKIQVE; encoded by the coding sequence ATGCTTTATGAAACGTGGGAGTTACTTATATGGAAGAGCTGTGATGGTCTTTTGCCAGCTTTACAGAGAATGGTGAAACTGTTAGACGTAGACACGAGTGAATACAATTGTACAATTAAAGCGAAAAGGTCGTACGATGGATATGAGAGATATGGAGTTGCAATGAATGCCGACCATTTGAAAGGAACTGTTTCCACAGATGAGGCCAACCAAGGATCTGCTCTGAAGCTGATCAAAGTTGCACCATGCCTAAACGAGTATGAAAAGGCGCCCTCTGGTCATGATGCTACCACAAACTGGAACATTTTCCGGTCGTGTGTGATTCCTGAGAAATGGATGACGGATGAATCAGGCTACAAGGTGTACAATTTAACGGTTTTAGAGCAACATCCTTACACTACACAGACTTTTGTTCCTATGGGTAGGGGTGCCGATGAAGATGCATACGTGGTCAATGTTGCGCCAGATAAAAACGGATTGCCGGACTTTGAGAATGTCGAAGCGTTCATCTTCAAGGGTAATACTGCTGTCACGTATAATATCGGTGTGTGGCACAGCCCGATGGTTGTGTTAGGTAAAACAACCGATTTCTGTGTGGTTACCAATGAAAACGATGTTCCACGGGAGAACTGTGTTGAAGTTTTTTACAACCCTGGTATCAAAATCCAAGTTGAATAA
- a CDS encoding uncharacterized protein (PKUD0D04910; similar to Saccharomyces cerevisiae YER155C (BEM2); ancestral locus Anc_8.207), translated as MQNHQTNPTLGSAANRNPSPMWDSKHLHRTPSTSSLRTNNSSRTSNIELKKLISSDFKKLGRSIVSSSSPLSKRQSSLSHQQPSQIHQISISSLVDPDWDSTTLKNGWINRIHEGGEKRLVRIELKGSNLNIYRLPAELNYVKDLIVHTPAESQVNTMSESILNKEFKNNESSTSLTSSSSNTSDKVQIELSNDSFQDESVELAHLIEDYERGQVELDELQHQQMQHQQQIRLQAQSVPTSQLQRLKVGNSTHIGSQHHSFIIHNLSYESPSCPHPKLTIDPMSGLIVEGNLEAICHTILFHPSESISARLIEVLPLTGSLIDPLVYFQKFLDHFTNAEGLHTKNIKITNMEMNLLFQRTEHLVNYFVTHFKGSLLDDQIFQMLSKLTKDLAGKSPSHTSIFELSGKIKSERMKLLNLISFQLDPTSMSSLHVQPLPIHSSQLISAEQFLLLDLDSLANEIHSIDLHFFKRWSSQNDRSIFLSKNNNHSYKYWNFNPLVFNPSFNTHYLGRLLAFHLFEDPVASKSPSKRAHILMKWIRLGGILCEHGDMIAWLGIALVICSLPVLRLARTWGHVDKADIEMIRKKWAPVVFEIRKHELFTTKSDNECTTENVNNKETNLRIMIPNKVGEVYSKNDAIPHYGELLTYNLETDEDSDYSIKSLCAYMEMVNWNFKQWDCYFDNVADLPDVLPRFVFLESDDSNAIQNIKDAKIHQLLKDAITFNSSNKPCDINSFMEKSVECEPPYAGRFAKFYNISRSPLFLGSYPSILFPQILPHYTIYDRSDLIGALGSLNNNLESKELRYKNRNIFVKHVRDQFDKDSEEFRLTDDSIIFRTCEPVDSTTKDHSRPSSILFENPGLMRSKHVSTLSTGGFSVEDYINSYQAYLKDSIVSDSSDSTLNNFSESDKEKTNLSSGKMVKIWTSAATPERLVDLLVLTASVFGTHLKLEDIENYSKKSGVSAAFLLQMDDYSFTCSFFATYRVFFTTKDLISALYKRFKGSVSASLSIMEGITANGIPVTIPIWDNVIAEDDETYSKINWKFVMQIQLGVIEATSILVSDYFKHFMDDLETKATFDQFVEMMDTTIITEWPGIIKWIKENKTSDVNEIINIYKNLQSSYKQVRNTCIRKSYTPLSTPIELDFSDELTTIPSEMMLPTSADIDEILKYVNSLDSTIRSVIAEIRVDDWVDTFEVLEMLISRSPLSMFNYKYQDANTHPSLITVSNIYYWIMTLTDDENSVSEKLINQLPATVGSALKLYKRMETYLLMQIIDSDINVDERTDRMRTLLKIIRISRIRMKKVVLFEEDLENKQEKSPDIPSFIESVVTNTILRPESRFFSHAWKLAASLNLQDVDLSALDKILPEFTDYEIKTVEDDSYLSICPGWILGRLVEIASFIPNMGVENTSLINFNKNRFIHNCVLRFKKLQGSAVNKHNKSPYLTESSFLFEFVGQIPSLKTIYEVSVAERREEKLTSGEIFSKHVGEQIQLLKLEETKRNLLIRQRELQHSKDFRNYEVDFNVGQNDERNGSTSDLMTISTKYSNGGNWSIKESTKSISEYDASTHGDTTASTVVNTVPEIRPSQQPTARRNSSTSSRPSSSSRKSHGSSSASGTSSKFKFGFLKSRLTMNISSSNQASNEKKSISLSALPNVNVVANGSKSKPMTVVPLKDASIFPTYSTPNSFTVDLQQTNHEYTFQTSTEQEMSDWIYRLSFAKKHWFFSKNLNKQFGNSYNRLTFGAPLAFVCERDNSNIPLFVDKIMNEIELRGLEEVGIYRKSASLLIVQKIKDEVNKMGDFNMENSLVFDIHNLTGTLKAYLRELPEPLIPDGLVEQLGAVKETKDEFSRFTLYRKVLSQLPTCNFSLIERLSRHMKLVEEYKEQNKMTSYNLATIMGGSLVEGCRPETIRKSFGLINYICEDFIIHYEHIFQ; from the coding sequence atGCAAAACCATCAAACCAATCCAACCTTAGGATCAGCAGCCAACCGCAATCCATCACCAATGTGGGATTCCAAGCACCTGCACAGAACGCCATCGACTAGCTCCCTCAGGACCAACAACTCGAGTCGGACCTCCAACATTGAActcaaaaaattgatttccaGTGACTTCAAGAAACTAGGAAGAAGTATAgtctcttcttcctctccACTCTCTAAGCGTCAATCTTCATTGTCGCACCAACAGCCAAGTCAGATACACCAAATCAGCATTTCATCATTGGTAGACCCTGATTGGGATTCGACAACCCTGAAAAACGGGTGGATAAATAGAATTCATGAAGGTGGTGAAAAACGTTTAGTAAGGATAGAATTAAAAGGATCCAACTTGAACATCTATCGATTACCTGCAGAGCTGAATTATGTGAAGGACCTTATTGTACACACGCCAGCAGAATCACAGGTCAACACCATGTCTGAATCgattttgaacaaagagtttaaaaataatgaatcatcaacttcattgACATCATCGTCTTCCAATACGTCCGATAAAGTACAGATTGAATTGTCGAACGATTCATTCCAAGATGAATCAGTAGAATTGGCCCATCTCATTGAGGACTACGAGCGTGGCCAAGTTGAACTGGATGAGTTGCAGCACCAGCAAAtgcaacatcaacaacaaattcGTCTTCAGGCCCAATCAGTGCCAACTTCGCAATTGCAAAGACTAAAGGTAGGCAATTCCACTCATATAGGCTCACAACATCATTCATTTATTATCCATAACTTATCATATGAATCGCCATCTTGCCCGCATCCTAAACTTACAATCGATCCAATGTCTGGTCTGATAGTTGAGGGAAATTTGGAGGCCATATGCCATACTATTCTTTTCCATCCCTCAGAGTCTATATCAGCGAGATTGATTGAGGTACTGCCTCTCACTGGAAGTTTGATTGATCCACTTGTCTATTTCCAGAAGTTCTTAGATCACTTCACGAACGCGGAAGGCCTTCATACCAAGAACAtcaaaataacaaatatGGAAATGAATCTCTTATTTCAAAGAACTGAACATTTAGTTAATTACTTTGTCACTCACTTTAAGGGCTCTCTTTTAGATGaccaaatctttcaaatgttATCCAAATTGACGAAAGATTTGGCGGGAAAATCGCCCTCCCACACATCGATTTTCGAATTATCGGGAAAGATCAAGTCTGAGAGAATGAAGTTGCTTAACTTGATATCATTTCAGTTAGATCCGACATCGATGTCGTCACTTCATGTTCAGCCTCTTCCAATCCATAGTTCGCAACTGATATCAGCAGAACAATTCCTTCTCCTAGATTTAGATTCTTTGGCAAATGAAATTCATTCGATTGATTTACATTTCTTCAAGCGTTGGTCTTCTCAAAATGACCGATCCATTTTTCTATCAAAGAACAATAATCATTCTTACAAATACTGGAACTTTAACCCTCTAGTATTTAATCCTTCATTTAACACACATTATTTGGGAAGGTTATTAGCTTTCCATTTATTCGAGGATCCGGTAGCGTCAAAATCGCCATCCAAAAGGGCGCATATTCTGATGAAATGGATCCGTCTTGGTGGGATACTTTGTGAACACGGTGATATGATAGCTTGGTTAGGTATTGCATTGGTCATTTGTTCGTTACCAGTCCTTCGGTTGGCTAGAACATGGGGACATGTCGATAAAGCTGATATTGAGATgatcagaaaaaaatgggcGCCAgttgtatttgaaattagaaAACATGAACTCTTCACAACCAAATCTGATAACGAATGCACCACTGAAAATGTaaacaacaaagaaacaaatctTAGAATTATGATACCAAACAAAGTTGGTGAagtttattcaaaaaatgatgCGATTCCTCATTACGGAGAGTTACTTACTTATAATCTCGAAACTGATGAGGATTCTGATTATAGTATCAAAAGTTTATGTGCTTATATGGAAATGGTAAATTGGAACTTCAAGCAGTGGGATTGTTACTTTGATAATGTTGCTGATTTGCCTGATGTTTTGCCACGCTTTGTCTTTTTAGAAAGTGATGATTCTAACGCAATACAAAATATAAAGGACGCAAAAATTCACCAACTATTGAAAGATGCTATAACtttcaactcttcaaataaaCCATGTGATATCAATTCATTCATGGAAAAATCAGTTGAATGTGAACCTCCCTATGCGGGGAGATTTGCTAAATTCTACAATATTTCAAGAAGTCCTCTATTTTTAGGTTCTTACCCTTCCATACTATTTCCTCAAATTCTCCCACATTATACTATTTACGACAGATCGGACTTGATTGGTGCTTTGGGTAGTCTCAATAACAACCTCGAATCCAAAGAATTGCGATACAAAAAtagaaatatttttgtgAAACATGTTAGAGACCAGTTTGACAAAGACAGTGAAGAGTTCAGGTTAACAGACGATTCTATCATTTTTAGAACTTGCGAACCTGTTGATTCCACCACAAAGGATCATTCGAGACCTTCAAgtattttatttgaaaatcctGGTTTGATGAGGTCTAAACACGTTTCGACTCTTTCTACTGGTGGCTTCAGTGTGGAAGATTACATCAATTCATACCAAGCGTATCTTAAGGATTCCATTGTTTCCGACTCAAGTGATTCTACATTGAATAACTTTTCAGAGAGCGATAAGGAGAAAACCAACTTGAGCAGTGGCAAAATGGTTAAAATCTGGACTAGTGCAGCTACTCCTGAACGTTTAGTTGATCTGTTAGTTTTGACTGCATCAGTTTTCGGTACACATTTAAAacttgaagatattgaaaactattcTAAGAAATCAGGAGTGTCAGCTGCATTTCTATTACAAATGGATGATTATAGTTTCACATGCTCTTTCTTTGCCACATATCGTGTTTTTTTCACTACCAAAGACTTGATCTCTGCACTGTACAAAAGGTTTAAAGGTTCTGTTAGTGCCTCATTGTCAATAATGGAGGGTATTACGGCTAATGGTATTCCTGTTACTATCCCTATATGGGATAATGTGATTGCTGAAGATGACGAGACATATTCGAAAatcaattggaaatttgtAATGCAGATTCAATTAGGTGTTATTGAAGCTACCTCGATTTTAGTAAGCGATTACTTTAAACACTTTATGGATGATTTGGAAACCAAGGCAACGTTTGATCAATTCGTTGAAATGATGGATACTACCATTATCACAGAATGGCCAGGAATAATCAAATGgataaaagaaaacaagacTTCAGATGTAAATGAAATAATTAATATCTACAAAAATTTACAATCATCCTACAAGCAGGTGAGGAATACCTGTATAAGAAAATCTTATACACCACTATCTACACCTATTGAATTGGACTTTTCTGATGAATTGACTACTATTCCTTCAGAAATGATGTTACCAACATCTGCAgacattgatgaaattttgaaatatgtGAATAGCTTGGATAGTACGATTAGATCGGTTATTGCTGAAATCAGAGTTGATGATTGGGTAGATACTTTTGAAGTGCTAGAGATGTTAATTTCTAGATCTCCGCTGTCTATGTTTAATTATAAATATCAAGATGCTAATACTCATCCTAGTCTAATAAcagtttcaaatatatacTACTGGATAATGACGTTGactgatgatgaaaacagTGTAAGTGAGAAGTTGATCAATCAATTGCCAGCTACCGTTGGTTCTGCCTTGAAGCTCTACAAAAGAATGGAGACCTATCTACTGATGCAAATTATTGACTCTGATATCAATGTAGATGAAAGAACAGATAGAATGAGAACCCTGTTGAAGATTATACGTATTTCAAGGATTCGGATGAAGAAGGTTGTATTATTCGAGGAAGATTTAGAAAACAAGCAGGAGAAGTCCCCAGATATTCCAAGTTTTATTGAATCAGTTGTGACCAACACGATTTTAAGGCCCGAATCCAGGTTCTTTTCTCATGCATGGAAATTGGCTGCTTCATTGAATCTCCAGGATGTTGATCTTTCAGCCCTAGATAAGATTCTACCCGAATTTACTGACTACGAAATCAAGACTGTTGAAGACGATAGTTATTTATCCATTTGTCCTGGTTGGATCTTGGGTAGGTTGGTTGAGATCGCCTCTTTTATTCCAAATATGGGAGTTGAGAACACTTCGTTGATTAATTTCAATAAGAACAGGTTTATCCATAATTGTGTTCTCAGGTTTAAGAAATTACAGGGCTCAGCTGTCAATAAACATAATAAATCGCCTTATTTAACTGAAAGCTCTTTTCTATTCGAATTTGTTGGGCAAATTCCAAGTCTGAAAACAATCTACGAAGTTTCTGTTGCTGAAAGACGGGAGGAAAAGTTAACCAGTGGAGAGATTTTCAGTAAACACGTTGGTGAGCAGATCCAGTTGCTAAAGCTAgaggaaacaaaaagaaatctTTTGATCAGGCAACGTGAATTACAACATAGTAAGGATTTCCGAAACTATGAGGTTGATTTTAACGTTGGTCAGAATGATGAGAGGAATGGCAGTACATCCGACTTGATGACTATTTCAACGAAATACTCCAATGGTGGAAACTGGAGTATCAAAGAAAGTACTAAATCGATTTCAGAATATGATGCAAGTACTCATGGTGATACTACGGCATCAACGGTCGTGAATACTGTTCCAGAAATAAGACCATCGCAACAACCAACTGCTCGTAgaaattcatcaacttcgTCTAGGCCTTCGTCCTCTTCAAGGAAGTCACATGGTTCGTCTTCTGCATCTGGTACATCTAGcaaattcaagtttggTTTCTTAAAGTCTCGTCTTACCATGAATATCAGCAGTTCAAATCAGGCATCgaatgaaaagaaaagtatcTCTTTGAGCGCATTACCCAATGTGAATGTGGTTGCTAATGGATCTAAGAGTAAGCCTATGACGGTTGTTCCGTTAAAAGATGCATCAATTTTCCCTACTTATAGTACACCTAACAGTTTTACTGTTGATTTGCAGCAAACAAATCACGAGTATACGTTTCAAACCTCTACTGAACAAGAGATGAGTGATTGGATATACAGACTGTCATTTGCCAAGAAACATTGGTTTTTCTCGAAAAACCTCAACAAGCAATTTGGAAACAGCTACAACAGATTGACATTTGGTGCACCACTTGCATTTGTTTGCGAACGGGATAATTCAAACATTCCATTATTTGTTGACAAGATCATGAATGAAATAGAGTTAAGGGGTTTAGAAGAAGTCGGCATATATCGTAAGAGTGCCTCCCTGTTGATTGTACAAAAGATCAAGGATGAAGTTAACAAGATGGGGGACTTCAATATGGAGAATTCATTGGTATTTGATATTCATAATTTGACAGGAACCTTAAAGGCGTATTTGCGTGAATTGCCTGAACCGTTAATCCCCGACGGGTTAGTCGAACAGCTAGGCGCTGTTAAGGAAACTAAAGATGAATTTTCCAGATTTACTCTTTACAGGAAAGTTTTATCCCAATTGCCAACATGCAACTTCAGCCTTATTGAAAGATTGTCGAGACACATGAAACTCGTTGAGGAGTACAAGGAACAAAACAAGATGACAAGCTACAATTTGGCAACCATCATGGGTGGAAGTCTAGTCGAAGGCTGTCGTCCAGAGACTATTCGGAAATCTTTTGGTTTGATTAATTATATCTGTGAGGATTTCATTATTCACTATGAACACATATTCCAGTAG
- a CDS encoding uncharacterized protein (PKUD0D04920; similar to Saccharomyces cerevisiae YER156C; ancestral locus Anc_8.208): protein MSKVLQICTHSGSFHADEALAVYMLRLLPRFRYAKLVRSRNQLDWEASDVVVDVSGKYDAVKYFDHHQREFSTTFNEKYKTKLSSAGLVYKHFGREIISTVIALDETNAEDKVKLDYLYDKIYSDFIEAVDANDNGIDMYENKDSLTPRFKDKNFTIAGMISNLNPSWESDATDHDFDRQFEIASNLIGDAFFKYLTYMGNSFLKAKQYVIDAFKTRYEVDSSGKILLLPRFIPWKEHLFNVEEENNANGEILYVLFPDSNSNWRIAAVPLSSTSFDSRKKLPEPWRGLRDEELSKATGIDGCVFIHAAGFIGGTSSKDGALQLAKMALN, encoded by the coding sequence ATGTCCAAGGTTTTACAAATATGCACACACTCGGGGTCTTTCCATGCCGACGAGGCGTTAGCCGTTTATATGTTGCGTCTTCTTCCAAGGTTCCGGTATGCAAAACTAGTCAGATCGAGAAACCAGTTGGATTGGGAGGCGTCAGATGTAGTTGTCGATGTCTCTGGTAAGTATGATGCAGTCAAGTACTTTGATCACCATCAAAGAGAGTTTTCCACCACTTTCAATGAGAAATACAAGACAAAGTTATCATCTGCCGGTTTAGTCTACAAACACTTTGGACGTGAAATCATATCCACTGTGATTGCTCTTGATGAAACCAATGCTGAAGATAAGGTCAAATTGGACTATCTCTATGACAAGATCTATTCCGACTTCATTGAGGCTGTGGATGCAAATGACAATGGTATTGATATGTACGAGAATAAAGATTCACTCACCCCCAGattcaaagacaaaaattTTACCATTGCAGGTATGATCTCCAATCTAAATCCTAGCTGGGAATCGGATGCTACAGATCATGATTTTGACAGGCAATTCGAAATTGCGTCCAACCTCATTGGGGAtgccttcttcaaatatttgaCTTATATGGGGAATTCCTTCCTTAAGGCCAAGCAGTATGTCATTGATGCGTTCAAGACAAGATATGAAGTAGACTCCAGTGGGAAAATACTACTTCTGCCAAGATTCATTCCTTGGAAGGAACATTTGTTCAACGTGGAGGAGGAAAATAACGCCAATGGTGAAATTCTCTATGTTTTATTCCCAGATTCAAATAGTAACTGGAGAATTGCAGCTGTTCCATTGAGCTCTACATCCTTCGATTCTCGTAAGAAACTCCCAGAACCTTGGAGAGGGTTGAGAGATGAGGAGCTCTCTAAGGCTACCGGTATTGATGGATGTGTATTCATCCATGCTGCAGGATTTATTGGAGGTACATCTTCTAAAGATGGTGCTCTTCAATTAGCTAAAATGGCTCTTAATTAA
- a CDS encoding uncharacterized protein (PKUD0D04930; similar to Saccharomyces cerevisiae YDR079W (PET100); ancestral locus Anc_8.209), which translates to MRFRFPRLSRSQFELAKFTFYLMTPITIMYYVGIDTDRKFNVPGYWPDPDTLNKIPKEPHEIQAELARIRQERLEKRRRLEEKARQLGITPDSVDKDQDQDQDQDPESESERQQTQIEAVLSDE; encoded by the coding sequence ATGCGTTTCCGCTTCCCACGTCTATCAAGGTCCCAGTTTGAATTGGCCAAGTTCACCTTCTATTTGATGACCCCCATCACAATCATGTACTATGTCGGTATTGACACTGACCGTAAATTCAACGTCCCCGGCTACTGGCCCGACCCAGACACACTAAACAAGATCCCCAAGGAACCGCACGAGATCCAGGCAGAGTTGGCCAGAATCAGACAGGAGAGACTcgaaaagagaaggagacTCGAGGAGAAGGCAAGACAACTGGGCATTACGCCCGATAGTGTCGACAAAGACCAAGACCAAGACCAAGACCAAGACCCAGAGTCAGAGTCAGAGAGACAACAGACACAGATTGAAGCAGTGCTTTCTGACGAGTAG
- a CDS encoding uncharacterized protein (PKUD0D04940; similar to Saccharomyces cerevisiae YDR054C (CDC34); ancestral locus Anc_3.301) yields MSSAKILWKEFRELTHPKTGLKQVHVDVEENDVFLWKVSLMVVDPESIYNGACLQGQMRFPSNYPYSPPSFRFTPAIFHPNVYPDGRLCISILHSAGQQEASDEPLNITWSPAQKVESVLLSILSLLEDPNVASPANVEAGIAYRKQRDLYNDKVKADVLKSIEAMPSDIVWPTLQDVTRKQSESVDEPMEYWEDDFYDDEYGEEEDDEDDDNSGDDDGGDS; encoded by the coding sequence ATGTCATCTGCCAAGATCCTTTGGAAAGAATTCAGGGAGTTGACGCATCCCAAAACAGGCCTTAAACAAGTCcatgttgatgttgaggAAAATGACGTTTTCCTATGGAAGGTATCCCTAATGGTTGTTGACCCAGAGAGCATATACAATGGTGCGTGTTTGCAGGGGCAAATGAGGTTCCCCTCCAACTATCCGTACAGCCCGCCCTCTTTCAGGTTTACCCCGGCCATCTTCCATCCAAATGTCTATCCCGATGGGAGGTTGTGTATTTCAATCTTACACTCAGCTGGACAACAAGAGGCAAGTGACGAACCGCTAAATATAACGTGGTCCCCAGCTCAAAAAGTTGAGAGTGTCTTGCTCAGTATCCTCTCCTTGTTGGAGGATCCCAATGTGGCCAGTCCTGCAAATGTCGAGGCCGGTATTGCATATCGAAAGCAGCGTGATCTCTATAATGACAAAGTCAAGGCAGATGTGTTGAAAAGTATCGAGGCAATGCCCAGTGACATTGTGTGGCCTACATTGCAAGACGTTACGAGAAAACAAAGCGAAAGTGTTGACGAGCCTATGGAATACTGGGAAGATGATTTCTACGACGACGaatatggagaagaagaagatgatgaagatgatgataatagtggtgatgatgatggtggtgATTCCTAA
- a CDS encoding uncharacterized protein (PKUD0D04950), whose protein sequence is MLYSKYGLKAERLEEIPTIDTKMLNALVIQPLLLQLLTPVGELTPFVPLSVSLISLDLQKPLLSCLSKQGIEQERQLNSQKALGGSDDIDAPAGESVPLLQNQHGMYGGSSENVAVEEGKLRIAKLQKEIDELDDNYDADYINANVNPVDNLNILSLMVIRDWNNKNDNEDWKVYSFGRYRIYMYSVNVRYALMLCTNEEYPSSIAISRMQGVSKILSSKL, encoded by the coding sequence ATGTTGTATTCCAAGTACGGATTAAAGGCAGAGAGACTGGAAGAAATACCAACTATAGATACAAAGATGCTTAATGCACTAGTTATACAGCCACTTTTACTGCAGTTGCTTACTCCTGTTGGAGAACTGACCCCATTTGTTCCATTGTCAGTATCCCTAATATCTTTAGATCTGCAGAAACCGCTTTTATCTTGCCTGTCCAAGCAGGGAATAGAACAAGAGAGGCAGCTGAATTCTCAGAAGGCATTGGGCGGGTCTGACGATATAGATGCACCTGCTGGTGAGAGTGTGCCGCTTCTACAAAACCAACACGGCATGTATGGCGGGAGTAGTGAAAATGTTGCAGTTGAGGAGGGGAAGTTAAGAATAGCCAAGTTACAAAAAGAGATAGACGAGCTAGACGACAATTACGATGCTGATTACATAAATGCCAATGTCAATCCAGTGGACAATCTTAACATTCTCTCCTTAATGGTAATTAGAGATTGGAATAACAAGAACGACAATGAGGATTGGAAAGTCTATTCGTTTGGGAGGTATAGAATCTACATGTATTCGGTTAACGTGCGGTATGCATTGATGCTCTGCACCAATGAAGAGTACCCGTCCTCGATAGCGATATCACGTATGCAAGGCGTATCTAAGATTCTTTCGTCAAAACTTTAA